One genomic window of Hydra vulgaris chromosome 03, alternate assembly HydraT2T_AEP includes the following:
- the LOC105843802 gene encoding D(5)-like dopamine receptor, which yields MSKPTWEIIEAIVLILIAASALLGNCMIILAFVIGPRAIKTFTNYFVVNLAVADLMVVCLSLPFWIASRLDYELIDGRVRKFFDALDILCGTTSILNLTAISLERMYAVKFPARHFNLSPHPVIGVIALTWTTGLFFTITQYPATSGKSVRWYTCFIFTMAFLIPLLIIVGSYWITFHCAVSTLRINSKRELKVAKTISVIITLFFFCWSPFFIVNMIFAFCEGINCTKLPRWLVDVTKVMHYSNSMMNFFVYGHRSPDFRRSFKAFFHCNFRPLQRRVHR from the exons ATGTCAAAACCAACGTGGGAAATAATTGAGGCAATTGTTCTAATTTTAATTGCAGCATCTGCTCTTTTGGGAAATTGCATGATTATTCTTGCTTTTGTTATTGGTCCTAGGGCAATAAAAACCTTTACGAACTACTTTGTTGTTAATTTAGCTGTTGCTGACTTAATGGTTGTATGCTTATCGCTGCCATTTTGGATTGCAAGCCGTTTAG attacgAATTAATTGATGGCAGAGTTCGCAAGTTCTTCGATGCACTTGACATTCTTTGCGGAACAACGTCAATACTAAATCTGACTGCAATAAGTTTGGAGCGTATGTATGCAGTAAAATTTCCTGCACGCCACTTTAATTTATCGCCACACCCTGTTATTGGAGTGATTGCGTTAACTTGGACGACTGGATTATTTTTCACTATTACGCAATATCCAGCTACTTCTGGAAAAAGTGTTAGATGGTACACATGTTTCATTTTTACAATGGCATTTCTTATTCCATTACTTATAATTGTTGGTTCTTATTGGATCACCTTTCATTGCGCAGTATCCACCTTAAGAATTAATAGTAAGCGAGAATTAAAAGTCGCTAAAACGATTTCTGTGATAAttactttgtttttcttttgctgGAGCCCGTTTTTTATTGTGAACATGATATTTGCATTTTGCGAAGGAATAAATTGTACGAAGCTTCCACGTTGGTTGGTTGATGTTACAAAAGTTATGCACTATAGCAACAGTATGATGAATTTCTTTGTTTACGGACACCGAAGTCCTGATTTTAGACGTTCTTTTAAAGCCTTTTTCCACTGTAATTTTCGTCCTTTACAACGAAGAGTGCATCGTTAA